The following proteins come from a genomic window of Acinonyx jubatus isolate Ajub_Pintada_27869175 chromosome C1, VMU_Ajub_asm_v1.0, whole genome shotgun sequence:
- the CFLAR gene encoding CASP8 and FADD-like apoptosis regulator isoform X4, with amino-acid sequence MTEIGEDLDKSDVSSLIFLMRDHMGRSKVAKDKSFLDLVIELEKLNLIAPDRLDLLEKCLKNIHRIDLKTKVQKYKQSAQGGETSYISALQASLPNLSLKDPSYNLRLQNGRSNEQRLNVGQPDTRRESVKTSIQESGTSLPQHIQERYRMQSKPLGICLIIDCIGNDTEFLRDTFTSLGYEVQYFLYLHVESIIQILRQVACMPQHQDYDSFVCVLVSRGGSHSVFGVDQTQPGFPLDQIRRMFMGDACPSLLGKPKLFFIQNYVVSEGQLDSSSFLEVDGPAVNNVESKARQPAPCTIHREADFLWSLCTADVSLLERSSSSPSLYLKCLSQKLWQERRRPLLELHIELNSSVYDWNSKVSAKERYYVWLQHTLRKKLILSCK; translated from the exons ATGACAGAGATTGGTGAAGATTTGGACAAATCTGATGTGTCCTCATTAATTTTCCTCATGAGGGATCATATGGGCCGAAGCAAGGTAGCCAAGGATAAG AGTTTCCTAGATCTTGTGATTGAATTGGAGAAGCTAAATCTGATTGCTCCAGATCGATTGGATTTATTAGAAAAATGCTTAAAGAACATCCACAGAATAGACCTGAAGACAAAAGTCCAGAAATACAAGCAGTCTG CTCAAGGAGGTGAAACAAGTTATATAAGTGCACTCCAGGCATCTCTCCCAAATTTGAGTCTTAAGGATCCTTCATATAACTTAAGG CTCCAGAATGGGAGAAGTAATGAACAAAGACTCAATGTGGGACAACCTGATACTCGGA gAGAATCAGTGAAGACATCCATTCAGGAATCAGGAACATCTCTACCTCAG cacATACAAGAGAGATATAGGATGCAGAGCAAGCCCCTGGGAATCTGCCTGATAATTGACTGCATTGGCAATGATACAG AGTTTCTTCGGGACACTTTTACTTCCTTGGGCTATGAAGTCCAGTATTTTTTGTACCTGCATGTGGAGAGTATAATCCAGATTCTTCGCCAAGTTGCCTGCATGCCCCAACACCAAGACTACGACAGCTTTGTGTGTGTCCTGGTGAGCCGAGGTGGCTCCCACAGCGTGTTTGGCGTGGATCAGACACAGCCAGGGTTCCCTTTGGATCAGATCAGGAGGATGTTCATGGGAGATGCATGCCCTTCTCTCTTAGGGAAGCCAAAGCTCTTTTTTATTCAGAACTATGTGGTGTCAGAGGGCCAACTGGACAGCAGCAGCTTCCTGGAGGTGGATGGGCCAGCAGTGAACAATGTGGAGTCCAAGGCCAGGCAGCCTGCGCCCTGTACAATCCACCGAGAAGCTGACTTCCTCTGGAGCCTGTGCACAGCAGACGTGTCCCTGTTGGAACGGTCCTCCAGCTCACCGTCATTGTACCTGAAGTGCCTTTCCCAGAAACTGTGGCAAGAAAG AAGACGCCCACTCTTGGAACTCCACATTGAACTCAACAGCAGTGTGTATGATTGGAACAGCAAAGTGTCTGCTAAGGAGAGGTACTACGTCTGGCTGCAGCACACTCTGAGAAAGAAACTCATCCTCTCTTGCAAATGA
- the CFLAR gene encoding CASP8 and FADD-like apoptosis regulator isoform X5: MQSKPLGICLIIDCIGNDTEFLRDTFTSLGYEVQYFLYLHVESIIQILRQVACMPQHQDYDSFVCVLVSRGGSHSVFGVDQTQPGFPLDQIRRMFMGDACPSLLGKPKLFFIQNYVVSEGQLDSSSFLEVDGPAVNNVESKARQPAPCTIHREADFLWSLCTADVSLLERSSSSPSLYLKCLSQKLWQERRRPLLELHIELNSSVYDWNSKVSAKERYYVWLQHTLRKKLILSCK, encoded by the exons ATGCAGAGCAAGCCCCTGGGAATCTGCCTGATAATTGACTGCATTGGCAATGATACAG AGTTTCTTCGGGACACTTTTACTTCCTTGGGCTATGAAGTCCAGTATTTTTTGTACCTGCATGTGGAGAGTATAATCCAGATTCTTCGCCAAGTTGCCTGCATGCCCCAACACCAAGACTACGACAGCTTTGTGTGTGTCCTGGTGAGCCGAGGTGGCTCCCACAGCGTGTTTGGCGTGGATCAGACACAGCCAGGGTTCCCTTTGGATCAGATCAGGAGGATGTTCATGGGAGATGCATGCCCTTCTCTCTTAGGGAAGCCAAAGCTCTTTTTTATTCAGAACTATGTGGTGTCAGAGGGCCAACTGGACAGCAGCAGCTTCCTGGAGGTGGATGGGCCAGCAGTGAACAATGTGGAGTCCAAGGCCAGGCAGCCTGCGCCCTGTACAATCCACCGAGAAGCTGACTTCCTCTGGAGCCTGTGCACAGCAGACGTGTCCCTGTTGGAACGGTCCTCCAGCTCACCGTCATTGTACCTGAAGTGCCTTTCCCAGAAACTGTGGCAAGAAAG AAGACGCCCACTCTTGGAACTCCACATTGAACTCAACAGCAGTGTGTATGATTGGAACAGCAAAGTGTCTGCTAAGGAGAGGTACTACGTCTGGCTGCAGCACACTCTGAGAAAGAAACTCATCCTCTCTTGCAAATGA